The following proteins are encoded in a genomic region of Rhizobium sp. CCGE531:
- a CDS encoding mechanosensitive ion channel family protein: protein MRPLKFRLFLLPLLLLGLAAITASLPLAGGYALAQDQQPAQQPQQTDQQQSAQLANGLLDAAVTDLNKAKKTYDTLRDSAKQSGADDETLVALSGRVDELNRAVVAIPARLKPRTAEIDTRLTQLGAAPKEGQPPEAPIVAQERDRLNAERAQISAVILDADNLTAESNRLSMRFMEMRRKLFAETLFKRTEISGTTFDDAGAALVDEGIKFGGAVTSWIGFVLKAKLASFLGAVCLSIGAALLFLAGGYRLFRRYYVQDEAIENPPYISRLSVAFWSTMIRTLSLAAFLVTSFFFLSNFNVLRPDIAPILAAVFGFIGLVYFVGRLSNAVFAPFRPHWRLVKLSNKGAHSLTWCLQAMAVVNGLDYVFDRISESMGSPVVVTVAKSFLAALLIGLILIAASFGSPMLAKNGDPDAPGRRWPHGMAIILRVLGILVIFISFIGYVGLARFMATQMIVTSAVIATMYLGFQLGKAVSKQGVFAETIIGRFLENRLKLREVALDQAGLAAGLATYAVALLTGFPLILLSWGFHIQDLEVFAYRLFTEIKIGNMSISLLGIFVGILLFAGGYLVTRWFQRWLDSNVMARGQVDLGVRNSVRTGIGYLGIALAAIFAISAAGIDLSSLALVASALSVGIGFGLQNIVSNFVSGLILLVERPFKVGDWIVSGTSEGIVKRISVRATEIETFRKQSIIVPNSELINASVGNWTHRNRLGRSEIPVSVSYDADPRKVMDILLELVRSIPKVLRNPEPHVEFLRFGPSSLDFEMRFYLSDLSDGMDIRNNLRIEILKRFKEEGIAIPFPHQELHIVRDGRRGRPGDVAASILTDSADGPEADAAEDLASPSEENASEVKGAGRRRGRTAAE from the coding sequence TTGCGCCCGCTGAAATTCCGTCTTTTTTTGCTGCCCCTTTTGCTGCTGGGATTGGCCGCCATTACTGCCAGCCTCCCGCTGGCTGGCGGGTATGCCCTTGCGCAGGATCAACAGCCGGCCCAGCAGCCGCAACAAACGGACCAGCAACAGTCCGCACAGCTTGCAAACGGATTGCTGGATGCGGCCGTTACCGATCTCAACAAGGCAAAGAAGACATACGACACCCTCCGGGACAGCGCAAAGCAGTCGGGGGCCGACGACGAGACGCTGGTGGCGCTGTCGGGCCGTGTCGACGAACTCAATCGCGCCGTCGTCGCAATTCCGGCACGCCTGAAGCCCCGTACCGCCGAGATCGATACGCGCCTGACCCAGCTGGGCGCCGCTCCCAAGGAGGGCCAGCCGCCGGAAGCACCGATCGTCGCGCAGGAGCGTGATCGGCTCAATGCCGAGCGCGCCCAGATCAGCGCCGTGATCCTCGATGCTGACAATCTGACCGCGGAGAGCAATCGGCTTTCCATGCGGTTCATGGAGATGCGCCGAAAGCTGTTCGCCGAGACATTGTTCAAGCGGACGGAGATTTCCGGCACGACATTCGACGATGCGGGCGCGGCTCTCGTCGATGAGGGTATCAAGTTCGGCGGCGCCGTGACGAGCTGGATCGGCTTCGTGCTGAAAGCCAAGCTCGCCTCGTTCCTGGGCGCCGTTTGTCTGTCGATCGGCGCGGCTCTGCTATTTCTCGCCGGTGGCTACAGGCTGTTCCGCCGTTATTACGTGCAGGACGAGGCCATCGAGAATCCGCCCTATATCAGCCGGCTCTCCGTCGCCTTCTGGTCGACCATGATCCGCACGCTGTCGCTGGCGGCATTTCTCGTCACATCCTTCTTCTTTCTTTCGAATTTCAACGTGCTGCGGCCGGATATCGCGCCGATATTGGCGGCGGTCTTCGGTTTCATCGGGCTCGTCTATTTCGTCGGCCGCCTGAGCAATGCCGTCTTCGCGCCGTTCCGGCCGCACTGGCGCCTTGTCAAGCTGTCGAACAAAGGCGCGCATTCGCTGACCTGGTGCCTGCAGGCGATGGCCGTGGTCAATGGATTGGATTACGTCTTCGATCGCATCAGCGAGTCCATGGGCTCGCCCGTCGTCGTCACCGTGGCGAAGAGCTTCCTGGCGGCGCTGCTGATCGGCCTCATTCTGATTGCCGCCTCGTTCGGCTCGCCGATGCTGGCCAAGAATGGCGATCCGGATGCGCCAGGGCGACGCTGGCCGCATGGCATGGCCATCATCCTTCGCGTTCTCGGCATATTGGTGATCTTCATCTCGTTCATCGGCTATGTGGGTCTCGCCCGCTTCATGGCAACGCAGATGATCGTGACGAGCGCCGTCATCGCGACCATGTATCTCGGTTTCCAGCTCGGCAAGGCCGTGTCGAAGCAGGGCGTTTTTGCCGAAACGATCATCGGCCGCTTTCTGGAAAACCGCCTGAAGCTTCGCGAAGTGGCGCTCGATCAGGCGGGTCTCGCCGCCGGGCTTGCGACCTATGCCGTCGCGCTGCTGACGGGTTTTCCGCTGATTCTGCTGTCCTGGGGCTTCCATATCCAGGATCTGGAAGTCTTCGCCTATCGTCTGTTTACCGAGATCAAGATCGGTAACATGTCGATCTCCTTGCTCGGCATCTTCGTCGGTATTCTGCTGTTTGCCGGCGGCTATCTGGTCACACGCTGGTTCCAGCGTTGGCTCGACAGTAATGTCATGGCGCGCGGGCAGGTGGACCTCGGCGTCCGCAACTCCGTGAGGACCGGTATCGGCTATCTCGGCATAGCCTTGGCGGCTATCTTTGCCATTTCCGCTGCCGGTATCGATTTGTCCAGCCTCGCGCTCGTTGCCAGCGCCCTTTCGGTCGGTATCGGTTTCGGCCTGCAGAATATCGTGTCGAATTTCGTGTCCGGCCTGATCCTCCTGGTCGAACGGCCTTTCAAGGTCGGCGACTGGATCGTGTCTGGCACGTCGGAGGGTATCGTCAAGCGCATCTCGGTGCGCGCGACCGAGATCGAGACCTTCCGCAAGCAGTCGATCATCGTGCCGAATTCCGAGCTCATCAACGCTTCGGTCGGCAACTGGACGCATCGCAACAGGCTCGGCCGCTCGGAAATCCCGGTATCCGTCAGCTATGATGCCGATCCGCGCAAGGTCATGGATATTCTGCTGGAACTGGTGCGTTCGATTCCGAAGGTTCTCAGAAATCCTGAGCCGCACGTGGAATTCCTGCGCTTCGGTCCGTCATCCCTGGATTTCGAGATGCGTTTCTATCTTTCGGATCTTTCCGACGGCATGGACATCCGCAACAACCTGCGCATCGAAATCCTCAAGCGGTTCAAGGAAGAGGGGATTGCCATTCCCTTTCCACATCAGGAGCTGCATATCGTTCGCGATGGCAGGAGAGGCAGGCCGGGGGACGTTGCGGCCAGTATATTGACGGATTCGGCCGATGGGCCGGAGGCAGATGCGGCGGAAGATCTTGCTTCGCCGTCCGAGGAGAACGCTTCCGAGGTAAAGGGTGCCGGCCGTCGCCGGGGTAGAACGGCGGCGGAGTGA
- a CDS encoding FAD/NAD(P)-binding protein, whose product MTVQGFFSARTNAAAQSYEMPRIAVIGRGFSGMMMAIALMKTVRFPFHLQLFDPNSSVSGGQALASGHSSEILNSRVRDLSVSAGDPDDFNQWLCGNAPFRSAVPAAIPGFLQIFVPKSIFSDYVYQRFSEAFSSRRDVTVQVSSETVFGLRRVRGGRFVVESDGAVNAPFDMVVVATGYGITDQESQASDLVNVPTTVRARRLVSRPHTILLGSGLRVVDRLLQMRDNGYTGQITIVSRRGFLPQSHTRNNADPVFPADKMPGNLSEIVRFIRQACEEAETSGQSWQSVMNGLRKHARSLWRSLPAGQKQQFNRHLRALYDSHRNRLPEALHVRLEQELAEGNSLLLRGHFIRRTPTGMILRPAGRSEPEQLYADDVIDCRCQAPDLNAPLLRSLIDTGLAVPDELGLGLAVEASGALEVNGRTTEGLFAIGPLGLGSLPDIDLVPEIVTQAYATAENVAERFHPQCKAG is encoded by the coding sequence ATGACGGTTCAGGGATTTTTTTCCGCCAGGACGAACGCGGCGGCACAGTCTTATGAGATGCCGCGCATTGCCGTTATCGGGCGCGGCTTTTCCGGCATGATGATGGCGATCGCCCTGATGAAGACAGTGCGCTTTCCGTTCCATCTGCAGCTTTTCGACCCCAATTCCAGCGTCAGCGGCGGTCAGGCGCTGGCCTCGGGGCATAGCAGCGAAATTCTCAACAGCCGCGTTCGCGATCTTTCGGTCTCCGCCGGCGATCCCGATGATTTCAATCAATGGCTTTGTGGCAATGCGCCGTTCCGCAGTGCCGTTCCGGCAGCCATACCCGGCTTTTTGCAGATCTTCGTACCGAAGAGCATTTTCAGCGATTACGTCTATCAGCGCTTTTCCGAGGCCTTCTCGTCGCGTCGCGATGTTACGGTGCAGGTCAGCAGCGAGACGGTCTTCGGGCTTCGCCGCGTTCGCGGCGGCCGCTTCGTCGTGGAAAGCGACGGTGCCGTCAATGCGCCGTTCGACATGGTGGTGGTGGCGACCGGCTACGGCATCACCGATCAGGAATCGCAGGCCAGCGATCTCGTGAATGTCCCGACGACGGTGCGGGCGCGGCGCCTGGTGTCGCGCCCGCATACGATCCTGCTCGGCAGCGGCCTGCGTGTCGTCGACCGGCTGCTGCAGATGCGCGACAATGGCTATACCGGGCAGATCACCATCGTTTCAAGGCGGGGCTTCCTGCCGCAAAGCCACACGCGCAACAATGCCGATCCGGTATTCCCCGCTGATAAAATGCCCGGCAATCTCAGCGAGATCGTTCGCTTTATCCGTCAGGCCTGCGAGGAGGCGGAGACCAGCGGCCAAAGCTGGCAGTCTGTCATGAACGGCTTGCGCAAGCATGCGCGGTCGCTCTGGCGATCCTTGCCCGCCGGTCAGAAACAACAGTTCAACCGTCATCTGCGGGCGCTCTACGACAGCCATCGCAACCGGCTGCCCGAAGCCCTGCATGTCCGCCTGGAGCAGGAACTAGCCGAGGGGAATAGCTTGTTGCTGCGCGGCCATTTCATCCGGCGGACGCCGACCGGGATGATTTTGAGGCCTGCGGGCCGATCGGAACCGGAACAGCTCTACGCCGATGACGTGATCGACTGTCGATGCCAGGCGCCCGATCTGAATGCGCCATTGCTGCGCAGCCTGATCGACACCGGCCTTGCGGTGCCCGACGAACTCGGCCTCGGTCTGGCCGTCGAGGCGAGCGGTGCGCTCGAGGTCAATGGCCGCACGACGGAGGGGCTCTTTGCCATCGGTCCCTTGGGGCTCGGAAGTCTCCCCGATATCGATCTGGTGCCGGAGATCGTGACCCAGGCTTATGCCACAGCCGAAAACGTGGCTGAGCGTTTTCATCCGCAGTGCAAGGCTGGTTAA
- a CDS encoding SfnB family sulfur acquisition oxidoreductase encodes MGTVSQLHERVKPPAHRIQSEEEALDIARSLAAGFAQQASDRDINRILPYDEIEALSQSGLLGISVPSEHGGIDISNCVLAEVIAILAEADPSIAQILQTHFHVLEAVRIAGGEEQRASHFDRAMIGDRFGGVFSRPETGGTDQDALHLAQDGLGFRLNGRSLPSASILFSDWIALFVPDNRKGLVAAIVPRNTEGIQIIDDWDGFGQRTSGNGTTILHNVYLSAEAVLLEHEKLTEPTVIDCVNQLTHAGINLGIARSALAATIEFVRTNPQPSADNGSRRAVDDPLLVTRIGEIAIRIEAATAIVERAGSKIDAAQINLTEDHVIDAALSVAAAQAITADIAMEASNTLFDLAGTTSARIGLNLDRHWRNARIHTLYDPARRTHNIVGNYHLNGIKPSRNSLL; translated from the coding sequence ATGGGAACTGTTTCGCAGTTGCACGAACGCGTCAAACCACCCGCGCATCGCATTCAAAGCGAAGAGGAAGCGCTCGACATCGCACGCTCGCTCGCGGCTGGTTTCGCGCAGCAAGCAAGCGATCGAGATATCAACCGCATCCTGCCCTATGACGAGATCGAAGCCCTGTCCCAGTCGGGCCTGCTTGGCATTTCAGTGCCTTCGGAGCATGGCGGCATCGATATTTCAAACTGCGTTCTTGCCGAGGTCATTGCCATCCTGGCGGAGGCCGATCCTTCCATCGCGCAGATACTGCAGACGCATTTTCATGTGCTGGAGGCGGTCAGAATCGCCGGCGGCGAGGAACAACGGGCATCCCACTTCGACCGGGCCATGATCGGCGATCGCTTCGGCGGCGTCTTTTCCCGACCCGAGACCGGCGGGACGGATCAGGATGCCCTGCATCTGGCACAGGATGGGCTCGGCTTTCGCCTCAACGGCCGGAGCTTGCCTTCCGCCAGCATTCTGTTTTCAGACTGGATCGCCCTATTCGTCCCGGACAACCGAAAGGGTCTGGTGGCGGCGATCGTGCCGAGAAATACCGAGGGTATTCAGATCATCGACGACTGGGACGGTTTTGGTCAGCGGACCTCCGGAAACGGCACGACCATACTGCATAATGTCTATCTCAGCGCCGAGGCCGTGCTCCTGGAGCATGAGAAGCTGACTGAGCCCACGGTGATCGATTGCGTGAACCAGCTCACCCATGCCGGCATCAATCTCGGCATCGCTCGATCCGCTCTGGCGGCGACCATAGAGTTCGTGCGGACCAATCCTCAGCCGTCGGCGGATAACGGCTCCAGGCGCGCCGTGGACGATCCGTTGCTGGTGACGAGGATCGGCGAAATTGCCATTCGGATCGAAGCAGCGACGGCGATCGTGGAGCGAGCCGGCAGCAAGATCGACGCCGCCCAGATCAATCTCACCGAGGATCACGTCATCGATGCCGCGCTCTCCGTTGCGGCGGCCCAGGCGATTACGGCTGATATCGCCATGGAAGCATCCAACACGTTGTTCGATCTTGCCGGCACGACGTCGGCGCGCATCGGGCTCAATCTCGATCGCCACTGGCGCAATGCCCGCATCCACACGCTGTATGATCCAGCGCGCCGAACCCATAATATCGTCGGCAACTATCATCTCAACGGCATAAAGCCATCCAGAAACTCGCTGCTCTGA
- a CDS encoding Rrf2 family transcriptional regulator, protein MLTKKGKYGLKALVDLARLGPGETAFINDIALRNNIPKKFLDTILLELRNAGVLRSKKGPGGGYSLSRPASEIRIGHVIRTLDGPLAPIRCASRTAYEACDDCSDPERCQVRRSMTEVRDAIAEILDNMSLEQFVAGGADVELPEREDHRASQIG, encoded by the coding sequence ATGCTTACGAAAAAAGGAAAATACGGACTGAAGGCGTTGGTGGATCTCGCACGCCTCGGTCCAGGCGAAACCGCATTCATCAACGATATCGCGTTGCGCAACAATATCCCGAAGAAGTTTCTCGATACCATCCTGCTCGAATTGCGCAATGCCGGCGTATTGCGCTCGAAGAAGGGGCCGGGTGGCGGCTATTCTCTGTCGCGTCCGGCGTCGGAAATCCGCATCGGTCATGTCATCCGCACCCTGGACGGCCCGTTGGCGCCGATCCGCTGCGCCAGCCGTACGGCCTACGAAGCCTGCGACGACTGTTCCGATCCGGAGCGCTGTCAGGTGCGGCGCTCCATGACGGAGGTGCGTGACGCCATTGCCGAGATTCTCGACAACATGTCGCTGGAACAGTTCGTTGCCGGCGGCGCGGATGTTGAGCTCCCGGAACGGGAAGACCACCGCGCCTCGCAGATCGGCTGA
- a CDS encoding FAD/NAD(P)-binding protein — protein MTLGSDHQARDLPVIVIVGGGVSGTAVAFHLLQRQSLQPGRLFIFEPRERLGAGLAYDTQDAAHRINVPAAKMSLLPDDIEHFQGWLQEKDALADDEAAVAANGNLFPRRSVFGNYINSMIHPFIEDGRVIHVRQSVERIERAGLRWTVTGAAGQRVDADILVIATSHPSPLPPQVLQDALAEHPRFVPDPTQPHALAAIRAGDRVLVVGNGLTSADVIASLELRGHTGPVTAISRRGLRSRGHAAVKQEPFGDFASAPSKTALDLLRRLRAAIRKAESEGRSWHAVIDQVRGQGRHVWQALPIAERRRLVRHLRPFWDVHRFRVAPQVEAASDRAIESGRLEVLAASVAAVDVANGVIACRLRLRRSERHVERQFDAVVVTTGPGHRGILQSQGWIEELSKAGYLAMDPARLGFACDTQSRALTADGTVVPSLFISGPLARGTFGELMGLPEVVEHAVLVAEQVAGAINDHRHGKRKAYLDSSAA, from the coding sequence TTGACCCTTGGCTCTGACCACCAGGCGCGTGATCTGCCTGTTATCGTCATTGTCGGCGGCGGCGTTTCGGGAACGGCGGTTGCCTTCCATCTGCTGCAGCGACAGTCGTTGCAGCCCGGCCGGCTCTTCATCTTCGAGCCGCGGGAACGTTTAGGAGCAGGGCTCGCCTACGATACGCAAGATGCCGCCCACCGCATCAATGTGCCGGCCGCCAAGATGAGTCTGCTGCCCGACGATATCGAGCATTTTCAAGGCTGGCTGCAGGAGAAGGATGCGCTTGCCGACGACGAGGCGGCGGTTGCCGCCAATGGCAATCTCTTTCCACGGCGCTCTGTCTTCGGCAATTATATCAATAGCATGATCCATCCCTTCATCGAGGATGGGCGGGTTATCCATGTCAGGCAAAGCGTGGAGCGCATCGAGAGGGCAGGCCTCCGCTGGACGGTCACCGGTGCGGCGGGACAGCGCGTGGATGCGGATATTCTTGTCATCGCCACCAGCCATCCGTCGCCTTTGCCGCCGCAGGTGCTACAGGATGCGCTTGCCGAACACCCGCGCTTCGTTCCGGATCCGACGCAGCCGCATGCGCTTGCGGCTATCCGCGCCGGGGATCGCGTCCTGGTCGTCGGCAACGGCTTGACCTCGGCCGATGTCATCGCTTCACTCGAACTCAGAGGTCATACGGGACCGGTCACCGCCATATCGCGACGTGGCCTGCGCTCGCGTGGCCATGCGGCGGTGAAGCAGGAGCCATTCGGCGATTTCGCCAGTGCGCCGTCGAAGACCGCGCTTGATCTCCTGCGCCGCCTGCGGGCCGCCATCCGCAAGGCGGAGAGCGAAGGGCGCAGCTGGCATGCCGTCATCGATCAGGTGAGGGGGCAGGGCCGGCATGTATGGCAAGCGCTGCCGATCGCGGAGCGGCGCCGTCTCGTCAGGCATTTGAGGCCGTTCTGGGATGTGCATCGTTTTCGCGTCGCGCCGCAGGTGGAGGCGGCCAGCGATCGGGCGATCGAAAGCGGCAGGCTCGAGGTGCTGGCGGCTTCGGTCGCGGCTGTTGACGTTGCCAATGGTGTCATCGCCTGCAGACTGCGGCTCCGTCGGTCCGAGCGGCATGTCGAGAGGCAATTCGATGCAGTCGTTGTCACCACCGGTCCGGGGCATCGCGGCATTCTGCAATCACAAGGCTGGATCGAGGAACTGTCGAAAGCCGGGTATCTGGCAATGGATCCCGCACGGCTGGGATTTGCCTGCGATACGCAATCGCGGGCGCTTACCGCCGATGGAACGGTGGTGCCGTCCCTGTTTATTTCCGGGCCGCTCGCGCGCGGTACTTTCGGCGAACTCATGGGATTGCCCGAAGTGGTCGAGCATGCCGTGCTTGTCGCCGAACAGGTCGCTGGCGCGATCAACGACCACAGGCATGGGAAAAGGAAGGCGTATTTGGACAGTAGCGCCGCCTAA
- a CDS encoding PhzF family phenazine biosynthesis protein produces MTRSYSVYDVFTDSKLAGNPLAIIFDAEDLSDEAMQAIARELNLSETVFVLPPQNPAHTASLRIFTPGRELPFAGHPTVGTAIALAEKAHASHGGDLDLVCVLDERVGPVRCAIKLRQNKASFAEFDLPKKSQQILLPLDKADIANALSLNITEVGFENHVPSIWSAGVPFLLVPVHDVGVAERMEFDSQLWEKTVPFVDGALASAFIYCRGGVNHVAKFHARVFPIGMGIVEDPATGSAVAAMSGAINQFDALPDGHHPFIIEQGIEMGRPSLIHLHVDVDGGLIANARIGGQAVRVASGILEL; encoded by the coding sequence TTGACGCGCAGCTATAGTGTCTATGATGTGTTCACCGACAGCAAGCTGGCGGGCAATCCGCTCGCAATCATCTTCGATGCCGAGGACCTGAGCGACGAGGCGATGCAGGCGATTGCCAGGGAGCTGAACCTTTCCGAGACGGTGTTCGTGCTGCCGCCGCAAAATCCGGCCCATACGGCAAGCTTGCGCATATTCACGCCAGGCCGGGAACTGCCTTTTGCCGGGCACCCGACCGTCGGCACTGCGATCGCTCTGGCGGAGAAGGCCCATGCCAGCCATGGCGGCGATCTCGATCTCGTTTGCGTTCTCGACGAACGCGTCGGGCCGGTGCGCTGCGCCATCAAGCTGCGGCAGAACAAGGCGAGCTTTGCCGAGTTCGACCTGCCGAAGAAATCGCAACAGATCCTGTTGCCGCTCGACAAGGCCGACATCGCCAACGCGCTCAGCCTGAACATCACTGAGGTTGGTTTCGAGAACCATGTTCCTTCCATCTGGAGCGCCGGAGTGCCGTTTCTCCTGGTGCCGGTGCACGACGTCGGTGTCGCCGAGCGGATGGAATTCGATTCGCAGCTTTGGGAAAAGACGGTCCCCTTCGTCGATGGCGCGCTGGCCTCGGCCTTCATCTATTGCCGCGGCGGGGTCAACCATGTGGCGAAGTTTCACGCACGCGTCTTTCCAATCGGCATGGGCATTGTGGAGGACCCGGCAACGGGGTCGGCGGTCGCGGCGATGTCCGGCGCCATCAATCAGTTCGATGCCCTCCCGGACGGGCATCATCCTTTCATCATCGAGCAGGGCATAGAGATGGGGCGGCCGTCTCTGATTCACCTCCATGTCGACGTCGACGGTGGCCTGATCGCCAATGCCCGCATCGGCGGCCAGGCTGTGCGCGTTGCGTCCGGAATCCTTGAGCTTTGA
- a CDS encoding NUDIX hydrolase has product MTLSEQNDMAGWPPEGTIFPISSIDLAVFPGEHPFHLREQEAARENWAREIAANPSLYDGRMVFQHRLSIIGGAVKGEAYIVPFSTFLWWRKQRQPGGFHLFAFAVTVSSDGAIIAIRMAPHTSNPGQVYCAAGSMDENDVVDGRGDVEGNMRREVLEETGLDLNDATADPGYYAMHIKRSVTLLRVFRFPWTAEDMLRRIEAHMLVSEEDEVDGVVAIRSADPAAHPYNIAMLPILAWYFGSGK; this is encoded by the coding sequence ATGACCCTTTCAGAACAGAACGACATGGCCGGCTGGCCGCCGGAAGGCACCATATTCCCGATCTCCAGCATCGACCTTGCCGTGTTTCCCGGCGAACATCCGTTTCACCTGCGCGAGCAGGAGGCGGCGCGGGAAAACTGGGCAAGGGAAATTGCCGCCAATCCATCGCTCTATGACGGTCGCATGGTCTTCCAGCATCGGCTGTCGATCATCGGCGGCGCGGTGAAGGGCGAAGCCTATATTGTACCGTTCTCGACGTTTCTCTGGTGGCGAAAGCAGAGGCAGCCGGGAGGCTTTCATCTTTTTGCCTTTGCGGTCACCGTATCATCCGACGGAGCGATCATCGCGATCCGCATGGCGCCGCACACCTCCAATCCCGGCCAGGTCTATTGCGCCGCCGGGTCGATGGATGAAAATGACGTTGTCGACGGGCGCGGCGATGTCGAAGGCAATATGCGGCGCGAGGTGTTGGAGGAGACTGGCCTCGACCTGAACGATGCCACCGCCGACCCAGGATATTACGCAATGCATATAAAGCGTTCGGTCACGCTTCTCCGCGTCTTCCGTTTTCCCTGGACGGCCGAGGACATGCTTCGGCGGATCGAGGCGCATATGCTCGTTTCCGAAGAGGATGAAGTCGATGGTGTGGTCGCTATTCGATCGGCCGACCCGGCGGCGCATCCCTACAATATTGCGATGCTGCCCATTCTCGCCTGGTACTTCGGCAGCGGCAAATAG
- a CDS encoding endonuclease/exonuclease/phosphatase family protein, whose translation MSLRLATFNVENLLTRFDYTGFRNQLRQDRVLQLFDVRNEEVYQQLEAARVIAATDDTRQMTALAIADADADIICLQEVDNMAALQAFEYGYLYRMVGNGYRQKFLIEGNDSRGIDVAVMMREETRDGQPIVLNDIKSHAMVTYGEFGLFNDELAELGLHSEDKIFKRDCLELHLHIGGVPFSLYVVHLKSMGPAREGVDGRHATMPIRRAETLAVRRIIENRFGAGHTATKNFAICGDMNDYQEWVDVIGTRHTGYRFEPRNEEKGSALDVFSQDGFVENVMQRRDELDRWTLYHARGPQEQRLCQLDYIWLSPALARVNATQAPDVVRSGQPFRTIFPPGQEVERYPRVGWDRPKASDHCPVVMTLDLI comes from the coding sequence ATGTCCCTGCGCCTTGCGACATTCAATGTCGAAAACCTTCTGACCCGCTTCGATTACACCGGCTTTCGCAATCAGCTGCGCCAGGATCGCGTGCTGCAGCTCTTCGATGTCCGCAACGAGGAGGTCTACCAACAACTCGAAGCCGCGCGCGTGATCGCCGCGACCGACGACACCAGGCAGATGACGGCGCTTGCGATCGCAGACGCCGATGCAGACATCATCTGTCTGCAGGAGGTCGACAACATGGCTGCGCTGCAGGCATTCGAATATGGCTACCTCTACCGCATGGTCGGCAACGGCTATCGCCAGAAGTTCCTGATCGAGGGCAATGACAGCCGCGGCATCGATGTCGCCGTCATGATGCGTGAGGAAACGCGCGACGGCCAGCCGATCGTCCTCAACGACATCAAAAGTCACGCCATGGTGACTTATGGCGAATTCGGCCTTTTCAACGACGAGCTGGCGGAACTCGGCCTTCATTCGGAAGACAAGATCTTCAAGCGCGACTGTCTGGAGCTGCATCTCCATATCGGCGGCGTGCCGTTTTCCCTCTATGTGGTGCATCTCAAATCGATGGGGCCGGCGCGTGAAGGGGTGGACGGGCGTCATGCGACCATGCCGATCCGCCGGGCCGAAACCTTGGCGGTTCGCCGCATCATCGAGAACCGGTTCGGCGCCGGTCATACGGCGACGAAGAATTTCGCCATCTGCGGCGACATGAACGACTATCAGGAGTGGGTCGATGTCATCGGCACGCGCCACACGGGCTATCGCTTCGAGCCGCGCAATGAAGAGAAGGGCAGCGCGCTCGATGTCTTCAGCCAGGACGGCTTCGTCGAAAACGTCATGCAGCGGCGGGACGAGCTCGACCGCTGGACGCTCTACCACGCGCGCGGGCCGCAAGAGCAGCGGCTTTGCCAGCTCGACTATATCTGGCTTTCTCCAGCTCTGGCGCGGGTCAATGCAACGCAGGCCCCGGATGTCGTACGCTCGGGCCAGCCTTTCCGCACCATATTTCCACCGGGGCAGGAGGTGGAGCGCTATCCGCGCGTCGGCTGGGACAGGCCGAAGGCCTCCGATCATTGCCCCGTCGTCATGACATTGGATTTGATATGA